AATTTCCATTTGCTTCTTGCGTATATATTTGACCCGACTGCTGGGTAGCTCCACCTACAAAGAAGTCATCCAACCCATCATTGTTAATATCGGAAACGGAAATACCTGGGCCATTACGGGAGTGCATATGTGGAAGTATGGGTTGCAGTTTAAAGTCTACCATATCATCTTCCTGATGTTTAAAAGAAATCCCCAAACTGTCCGTCACATCACTGAACAGAACTTCTTTAGATTTCATTTTCTCTACTGGTGAGATTATTATCCCAGCATCTTTTTGAGAAACCATTATAGTTTGGTTGGCTCTAACATTATTCAGGATTTGTATGGAATCATCTGGCCATTGAATTTTTATACGCTCGATAATGGAATCTTTACCCAACCCGAAATGTGCTGTCGGCTCCACACTGGATTCATAGCCCCTGCTTAAATAATGTTGGTAGTGTTGTGTATTATTTCTTGAACTTAACTCTATTTTGGTCCCGATACCGTTGTGATTTCCAGGTTTACCTTTGAGTTTGATTTTTAAAAAATGATTCTTCTTCGCATTGTTTTGATAAACAAATGCTTTTTGGTTGACATTATTGACTAAAAGATCCAAATCTCCATCATTGTCCAAGTCCGCATAGGCGGCTCCATTGGAACAACTGGCATCTACTATTCCCCAATTTTCAGATACTTTTTTGAAGGTAATTCCACCTTCATTTTTATAAGCATAGTTTACAAGTTTAGCAGGCGGTAAATGGGTAATTGATTCTAATTTTTGTTGAATTTTTACTTCCCTTTCCCCCAAAGGATTATCGTAAATACCCTGATAATGAATGTAGTCCAGATTTCCTAAATCTCTTAAAAAACCATTCGTAATGTACATATCCTTGTATCCATCATTATCATAATCCGCCAAGAGTGCGCTCCAACTCCAGTCTGTACTACTTACTCCGGCCAAGTTCCCTATTTCGCTAAATTTGCCTTCACCTTGATTAAGCTGTAAAGTGTTTCTGCTGTACTGCGGGTCATAACCTGCCTCTAACATCAATTGAAACCGATCATATCCGGTTGAGGAGATTATTAATTTTTGTCTTTCGTTGTCTTCCGGACGCATATCCAAGACCATTATGTCAGGCTTGCCATTGTTGTCTATATCGGCAATATCATTGCCCATTCCGGCATAGGAGGTATGGTTTATGTGCTTAGAGATCTCATCTTTAAACGTGCCATCTTTTTGATTAATATACATGATATCATTTCCTATAAAATCGTTGGAGACGTAAATATCCGGCCAATTATCATCATTGATATCTGAGATGCCAACTCCCAGACCATAGCCCTCGACTAAGATGCCAGCTTCCATAGATACATCCGTGAACGTACCGTTGCCGTTATTCTCATAGAGCCGGTCGTTGCTTATAGATTCTCCGTTCAGTTTTCTTGGAAGGCTCGTATTTACTTGGTACTCGTAGGCCGCCGGGTTAACTAAAAGATACATATCCAAATCATTGTCCTTGTCATAATCAAAAAAAGCAGCATGCATGGATTGCCTGGTATCGGCAAGGCCATATTCTGCGGCTTTTTCTGTGAAAGTTATCTGCCCGGAACCCTCTGATGGACCATTGTTAATATAGAGCATGTTAGCACGATTTTTGACATCACCTCCGCCAGATACACAGACGTAGATATCCAGAAAACCATCTTGATTTATATCGACCATGACCGCTCCAGTTCCCCATTTGTTATCCATGAGACCTGCCTCTCTGGTCACCTCTCCAAACTGCATATCCCCCTTATTCAGATACAGACGACCCGAAACCATATTCCCGCTAAAATATACATCTACAAGTCCGTCGTTGTTAACATCGCCAACTGCTACACCAGCACCGGTATAAATGTTCATAAATCCAAAAACGTTTACACTATCATTTTCCTGAATTTTGTTGTTGAAATCAATTCCGGTCTGAGAAGCGTCCAAAAGTGTAAATTGCCTAGACTCTTGTTTGTTGCAAGATGCTAAACCAGTCAAAACAATGAAGATGCAGATGTGTAAAATCGATTTTTTCATTTTACTGCAAGAATTTCAGTTTCATTTCCCGAACTGTCTCCTATGATGACTGATTTTGCCGTAGACGGAATTAAAAGAGATCGACTAGAGCTGGAGAGATAGCCCGACCCATAGTGAAATTCTATTTTTTGTTTTTTGTCATTTTCTAGCGTAATAACTGCATAGATGTCATAAGGCATAGGTCTATAAACATTATTGTCAGGCCTTAAAAATGTATGTGTTTTTAACATCCCGTCATTGACTCCGGTTATGATCAATTCTTTACCGCTGGTAATGAGATTGGCAAGTCCTTTAGCGTCTTCCTGAATGTAAAATCCACTTTCTCTTACATCAGAATTCGTAAAATTCCCCTTTCCATCTCCTATCATTAACCATCCAATGGAAGCATCGTACCGGCCGGCAAAAACTTCTCCACTATAAAAATTACCAACAGCTAGGATGTCTAAATTCCCATCTTTCGTGTAATCGCCTACAAGCGTACCGTAGATAGGTGCCGTTTGTGCAAACAGTGGCAGGGGTGTCAACGCAAATTTTCCACCGCCTAAATTTTGCAGGTAGCTGCTTTCAAAGGTTTCGCTTTTAAGAATGTAGGCATCACTAATCTCATCTTTTAAAAAAGACTCCTCAAAAGTGGCATTGGCATAATCTGAATAGGTCTTGAACCGACCTCTCATGGCATTAATCTGATCAATAAGATCATTACGGGAGTGCGCAATGTAATTTTTTCCATCAACGTAATAACACATGACAGGGTCTATTTGACCATTTTTATCGTAATCTTTGGCATAAATACATAGGGGTTCTTGTGGGCTTGTTCTATACCGACTGTTCAAACCTAGATTGCCCAGAATGTAATCTGTATCACCATCATTATCAAAATCACCTCCTGATATGCTATTCCACCAACCTGAAGTATGATTCAGACCCGTCTCTTCTGTAACTTCTCTTAATTCGCCCTTAATATTGTGAAATATACGTACGGGCATAAATTCCCCCACAACAATTAAATCTTGCCATGTATCGTTGTCATAATCTGTCCACAAAGCTGAAGTAACCATGCCCAACTCAGAAAAAATACTTTGTACATGTTGGGGGTCTTCTATAAACACAAGTTCTCCAGAAGCAGAATTATTTTGGAGCAATACGTTTTTAGTTTGTAATGGATATTCACCGGGACGAACTCTTCCGCCAACGAACAGGTCTAAATCCCCATCCTTATCATAATCGCAAGCAGAAACTACCGATCCGCTTACAAAATTAGTTGGTAATGCTCCCTCGATTTTGCTGAAATTACCTTTACCGTCGTTCTCATACAATCTGTCTTGATAATACTGATGGTTCACCCCAAACGAAGAACCACCACTAACTACATATAAATCTTGGTCCCCGTCATTGTCCGCATCAAAAAAGAGACTGCCCATATCCTCAGATTTAAAATCTTTTAGGATTTGTTGGTCGAAGCTGCCCGCGGAATTTTGAATGAACAAGGCTCCTTCCTGTCCGGCCGCGCCACCTATATAAAAGTCCTCTCTTTTGTCACCATTAACGTCCGCAACCGAAATACCGGGACCGTTCCTTGAATGCATATGGGGTAAGAGCGCTTGGACTCTATAATCCACAAAATCATCCTCTTCATGCTTAAAATCTATTCCTAAACTATCCGTTTGAAAAAACAAAGGCACAGAATCAGCATTGTATGTAATTTTGATAGCTTTTTCAATACTCTCCTCTTGTTTTAATACAATCTCTTTATTCGTTTCCAAATCATATAATTCCTGAATTCTTCCATCCGGCCACCTTACCTTCAAACTATCTATTATAGTCTCCGTTCCTAAACCGAAATGAAGTGATGATTCCACAGTGGATAAATAACCTCTAAAAGGAGTAAGGTATTGTTTTTGGGATACTCCGTTGTAATAAATGACAACTTCACTTCCAATTCCTTCCCGGTTAGGCTTGTCACCTTGAAATTTTACACGCAAGTAGTGGTTAGTATCGTTTAGCTTCGTAGTATTTTCAAATAATCCTGCAGGGTCATCTATATTGTTGACGACCAAGTCCAAGTCCCCATCATTATCCAAGTCCCCGTAGGCCATACCATTGGAGTAAGTCGGCTCTGTAAAACCAGCTTCTTTAGAAATATCTTTAAATTGAAGGTTGCCCTTATTTTTGAAGAAATAATTCGTTTTTTTTATACCCTCCAATTTATTCAGGGCTGCAAGCCTCTCTTTTTTATTGGCCTCTTCGGTACCCATTGTTAAGGCTTGATTGCCGTAAACCATGAAATCTAAGTTGGTAATATCTTGCCTATATCCATTCGTTATACAAAGATCTTTTAACCCATCATGATCAAAATCTGCCAATAGCGCG
This sequence is a window from Maribacter aestuarii. Protein-coding genes within it:
- a CDS encoding VCBS repeat-containing protein, which codes for MKKSILHICIFIVLTGLASCNKQESRQFTLLDASQTGIDFNNKIQENDSVNVFGFMNIYTGAGVAVGDVNNDGLVDVYFSGNMVSGRLYLNKGDMQFGEVTREAGLMDNKWGTGAVMVDINQDGFLDIYVCVSGGGDVKNRANMLYINNGPSEGSGQITFTEKAAEYGLADTRQSMHAAFFDYDKDNDLDMYLLVNPAAYEYQVNTSLPRKLNGESISNDRLYENNGNGTFTDVSMEAGILVEGYGLGVGISDINDDNWPDIYVSNDFIGNDIMYINQKDGTFKDEISKHINHTSYAGMGNDIADIDNNGKPDIMVLDMRPEDNERQKLIISSTGYDRFQLMLEAGYDPQYSRNTLQLNQGEGKFSEIGNLAGVSSTDWSWSALLADYDNDGYKDMYITNGFLRDLGNLDYIHYQGIYDNPLGEREVKIQQKLESITHLPPAKLVNYAYKNEGGITFKKVSENWGIVDASCSNGAAYADLDNDGDLDLLVNNVNQKAFVYQNNAKKNHFLKIKLKGKPGNHNGIGTKIELSSRNNTQHYQHYLSRGYESSVEPTAHFGLGKDSIIERIKIQWPDDSIQILNNVRANQTIMVSQKDAGIIISPVEKMKSKEVLFSDVTDSLGISFKHQEDDMVDFKLQPILPHMHSRNGPGISVSDINNDGLDDFFVGGATQQSGQIYTQEANGNFTVKELGFDLEKEDMGSLFFDADNDGDQDLYVVSGGVLIAPDTSVYQDRLYMNDGKGNFTQPKIMLLPSISGSLVTASDFDKDGDLDLFVGGRISPGKYPLPVQSFLLENRTVKGEEPIFVHVGNRIDGWDNLTMVTAANWTDYDNDGWLDLIVVGEFMPITLFHNDNGTLKHVQNPKGLEHTEGWWNSISGGDFDNDGDIDYILGNLGLNTKFKATADEPLCIYASDYDKDGRIDPVMCYYIEGKNYLAHSRDEIISQINAMRSRFKTYESYAKTPFKESFLPEEIEQAYIVKSHLFKSSYMENLGDGSFKLKGLPLEVQLAPIEGILVEDFNEDGNLDIALTGNSYGTEVATGRYDALLGSILMGNGDGTFNNLSLEESGFLNNFDGSGLAKLKNDSGRTLIISANNNGPLKTFALNNYSRTVRLGDDVIYVDILYENGEKRKQEFSRGTGYLSQSSRRLTITNNIKEIQAINYKGDKKIIYSK
- a CDS encoding VCBS repeat-containing protein, which gives rise to MLQKEKIYLLALLILSNFFFFSCSERDATLFEKKSKKETGITFANNLDLDGDLVVLDFEYMYNGAGVAVADFDNDGLQDIYFTGNMVSNKLYRNLGNWEFKDITQSSRTGSANWSNGVAVVDINQDGKKDIYVSRGGPRGSSSQARKNLLFINQGVIDGQLIFEEKAESWGLADDSYSVQANFFDYDRDGDLDLYLLSNALVDFNRNTSRPKDRSGKAPSMDKLFRNNGDETFTDISKEAGILIEGFGLGVEICDMNTDGWPDIYVSNDFLTDDLLYINQKDGTFQNQIADYFKHLTFNGMGNDIQDINNDGLMDVVVLDMLPPDNKRWKLTMMGNNYDEFQSGLANGYQPQYIRNTLQINNGNGSFSEVGQLSGISATEWSWSALLADFDHDGLKDLCITNGYRQDITNLDFMVYGNQALTMGTEEANKKERLAALNKLEGIKKTNYFFKNKGNLQFKDISKEAGFTEPTYSNGMAYGDLDNDGDLDLVVNNIDDPAGLFENTTKLNDTNHYLRVKFQGDKPNREGIGSEVVIYYNGVSQKQYLTPFRGYLSTVESSLHFGLGTETIIDSLKVRWPDGRIQELYDLETNKEIVLKQEESIEKAIKITYNADSVPLFFQTDSLGIDFKHEEDDFVDYRVQALLPHMHSRNGPGISVADVNGDKREDFYIGGAAGQEGALFIQNSAGSFDQQILKDFKSEDMGSLFFDADNDGDQDLYVVSGGSSFGVNHQYYQDRLYENDGKGNFSKIEGALPTNFVSGSVVSACDYDKDGDLDLFVGGRVRPGEYPLQTKNVLLQNNSASGELVFIEDPQHVQSIFSELGMVTSALWTDYDNDTWQDLIVVGEFMPVRIFHNIKGELREVTEETGLNHTSGWWNSISGGDFDNDGDTDYILGNLGLNSRYRTSPQEPLCIYAKDYDKNGQIDPVMCYYVDGKNYIAHSRNDLIDQINAMRGRFKTYSDYANATFEESFLKDEISDAYILKSETFESSYLQNLGGGKFALTPLPLFAQTAPIYGTLVGDYTKDGNLDILAVGNFYSGEVFAGRYDASIGWLMIGDGKGNFTNSDVRESGFYIQEDAKGLANLITSGKELIITGVNDGMLKTHTFLRPDNNVYRPMPYDIYAVITLENDKKQKIEFHYGSGYLSSSSRSLLIPSTAKSVIIGDSSGNETEILAVK